CACGAAAATCAGCAGCGGCGCGGCCTCGGCCACGTTCTTGCCAAGCGCATTGGGGAAAATCCACAGCACCCCGGCCATGCCCAGTAGACCGGCGGTCGAAACCGCGGTCACCGCGCCCTCAAGCAGGATCCGGTTCTTCAATTCGTCGAGCATTTTCGATGTCCGCATCAAGCGTTGCGTCAACACCGTCAGAAAGGCGCGAACGGGCAGGGCGGTAAGGTCGACCAACCGCATGATCATCGCGTAGATGCCGGCTGTCTCCGGCCCGCCCAGCGCCAGCACCAGCACCTTGTCGAGCTCGGACTGGACGTAAAACAGCATTTCCGCTCCTGCCACCGACACCGCGTCGACCCAGCGCCTGGTGTAGAGTGCCGTTCGCCAGCGGAGCCGGACGCGGGGATAGAAGAATCCGACCGCCACCAGTGCGGTCACGCCGTTTGCCACAAGATAATACCAGGACCAGGTCGCCAGCGATCCGTCGGCGAGCCAGACAAAGGCGAGTGCGGCTACTGTCTTGAAGGCAGTGGCAATCACCACCAGAGTTGCGCCCGCTCCGAAGCGGTTGATCCCGTAACTGACGATCACCACGATTTCCATGATCCGCCAGCACAGCACCTCAGCCAGGATGATGTTGGCAAACGTCATCATCGCCATCTCGCCGGAAAAGATCAGCCAATGGGTGGCCCAGGCCGCCAGCGTGATGATTGGCGCCGACAACACCAGCCCGCCGAGAAAGCCGGCTGTATAGACGCCGAGCAGCCGGGTCTTGACCGTGGCGATGCGGTAGAGCGGTGAGACGAAGCCAAATGCCATCAGCCGCGAGAGCATGATCCCGCAGGCCGAAGCTGTGGCGAACAGACCGAAATCGCCGATCGACAGGGTGTTGGCGATGGCGATGAAATAGACCAGCGATATGACAAGACGCCCGACCGAACCGCCGACCATCGAGAGATAGGCGCGGATCAGATCTTTGTAGGTACTTGTCAGGTTCTTCAGGCGCGCAATCATGTGTCTTCGCTATGGGAGGATGGCCAAAGCCGGCATTGTCGTTCCAGTCCCTAAACCATAATGGATATTCGTTAATTCGGCGTTTGGTCCGGGGTTTTTCGAGCTATCGGGCCAAAGATCGGCGCAGCCACGGCAATCGCGTAAATTCACGGAATAACCTGTAAAAACCGCACGCCGGTCACCAAAATTAACCATTTGTTACCCATGAATTTATAGTTTGGCTTAACGAAGATGAGATTCTTGCGAACAGGGGTGGCCTTGGGCCGGATATGAGCGATTTCGCCAAAGAGCACAGGCAACGCCCCCGTCGCGGTTCGCTGCTCGATCATGCTGCCGACGCGCCGTCCCCGCGACCGACTGCGGATGCTGCTGTCGAGCGCAATCACCCGTCGCCGCAACCATCCCTGTTGAGCAGACCCGCGCGCAATCCCCGGCTGTCGACATCCGGTTTCGCTGCTGCGCAAGATCGTGGGTCAAAAA
This DNA window, taken from Hoeflea algicola, encodes the following:
- a CDS encoding lipopolysaccharide biosynthesis protein, producing MIARLKNLTSTYKDLIRAYLSMVGGSVGRLVISLVYFIAIANTLSIGDFGLFATASACGIMLSRLMAFGFVSPLYRIATVKTRLLGVYTAGFLGGLVLSAPIITLAAWATHWLIFSGEMAMMTFANIILAEVLCWRIMEIVVIVSYGINRFGAGATLVVIATAFKTVAALAFVWLADGSLATWSWYYLVANGVTALVAVGFFYPRVRLRWRTALYTRRWVDAVSVAGAEMLFYVQSELDKVLVLALGGPETAGIYAMIMRLVDLTALPVRAFLTVLTQRLMRTSKMLDELKNRILLEGAVTAVSTAGLLGMAGVLWIFPNALGKNVAEAAPLLIFVALVPAFRNLIEYHSELLYATGRTVIRMVVLASLGVMKALLLAYVLGLNVDVVIWVGMLNAAFFVLYLQSALLTYRALRSIKKRPI